Proteins encoded in a region of the Paenibacillus sp. W2I17 genome:
- a CDS encoding response regulator transcription factor has translation MTIKVLLIEDEKNLADMIAFFLEEEGYITERVHHAREALQLFPQFQPDIVVTDLMLPEMDGNDLVEAFRQHSTVPILMISASTMLNDRLRALHNGADDFLCKPFSLKELDARIKALLRRSIISYKDKPVKEDKQAEVTGHVNVNEYRRTLFVDGVEIEVTHIEFEIMKELYRNPGKVFTRNELMDRIKGSERAYLDRTIDVHISSLRKKIEPDPKNPRYIKTVWGTGYKYVI, from the coding sequence ATGACTATCAAAGTACTTCTTATAGAAGATGAGAAAAATCTGGCCGACATGATTGCTTTCTTTCTTGAGGAGGAAGGATACATCACTGAACGGGTTCATCATGCCCGCGAGGCACTTCAACTGTTTCCACAATTCCAGCCGGATATTGTTGTAACGGATCTCATGCTTCCTGAAATGGATGGAAATGATCTCGTAGAAGCCTTTCGCCAGCACTCCACTGTGCCCATTCTGATGATCTCGGCAAGCACCATGCTGAATGATCGACTTCGTGCATTACATAATGGTGCGGATGACTTTCTGTGCAAACCATTTAGTTTGAAAGAGTTGGATGCCCGGATTAAAGCACTGCTGCGAAGATCAATCATTTCCTATAAGGATAAACCGGTAAAAGAAGACAAGCAGGCAGAGGTTACTGGACATGTGAATGTGAATGAATACAGGAGAACTCTGTTTGTGGATGGCGTTGAAATCGAGGTCACTCATATTGAGTTTGAGATTATGAAGGAATTGTACCGCAATCCGGGTAAAGTGTTCACCCGCAATGAGCTGATGGATCGCATCAAAGGCTCCGAACGCGCTTATTTGGATCGTACCATTGATGTTCATATCTCAAGTCTGCGTAAAAAAATTGAGCCTGACCCCAAGAACCCACGTTATATTAAGACGGTTTGGGGAACAGGCTATAAATATGTGATCTAA
- a CDS encoding virulence factor yields MNIVSIEPTPSPNTMMLHLDERLEDGIRKTYTLDNERSAPAFIRQMLHIPGVKSVFHTTDFVALDRKGNADWSVILGEVQNRLGQQGIDLDWIESEDGSGEHFGEAQVFVQFFRGVPMQIRVKAGVKEERISLSDRFVKAVTEVASATMIKERKLSDYGVRYGELPDIAREVEQELEAAYPPERLEQVIKQAIEHGTKSEEFVERRRELDGAELEEALRNEDWNVRYAAFDGMEPTAERLPLVAHALHDNKMQIRRLAVVYLGDIRTPEAMELLYEALQDSSPAVRRTAGDTLSDIGDPAATPAMTATLSDKSKLVRWRAARFLYEVGTEEAEQALRVAADDPEFEVSLQAKMALERIESGEQAAGTVWQQMAGRNKKEE; encoded by the coding sequence ATGAATATTGTTTCCATTGAACCAACACCGAGTCCAAATACGATGATGTTACATCTCGATGAACGTCTGGAGGACGGAATTCGCAAAACATATACTCTGGACAACGAACGATCTGCTCCGGCGTTCATTCGCCAGATGCTTCATATTCCCGGTGTGAAGAGTGTGTTCCACACAACAGACTTTGTGGCACTTGATCGTAAAGGAAATGCCGACTGGTCCGTTATCTTGGGCGAAGTCCAAAATCGCCTTGGACAGCAAGGCATTGATCTGGACTGGATTGAATCCGAAGATGGTTCAGGCGAGCACTTCGGAGAAGCACAGGTATTTGTACAATTCTTCCGTGGCGTACCGATGCAAATTAGGGTCAAGGCCGGGGTCAAGGAAGAACGAATCTCGTTGTCAGATCGTTTTGTCAAAGCCGTGACAGAAGTCGCCAGTGCAACAATGATCAAAGAACGTAAACTGAGTGATTACGGCGTTCGATATGGCGAGTTACCGGACATCGCACGTGAAGTCGAACAGGAATTGGAAGCCGCTTATCCCCCGGAACGACTCGAGCAGGTTATCAAACAGGCCATTGAACATGGTACCAAATCCGAAGAATTCGTGGAGCGCCGCCGTGAATTGGATGGAGCCGAACTTGAAGAGGCTCTGCGAAACGAGGACTGGAATGTTCGCTATGCGGCATTTGACGGCATGGAGCCTACGGCAGAAAGACTGCCTCTCGTAGCCCATGCCTTGCATGACAACAAAATGCAGATACGTCGCTTGGCTGTCGTATACCTGGGTGACATTCGTACACCGGAAGCGATGGAATTGCTGTATGAAGCACTCCAGGACAGTTCTCCTGCGGTACGCCGTACTGCCGGTGACACCCTGTCTGATATCGGTGACCCTGCTGCAACCCCAGCTATGACAGCCACGTTATCCGATAAAAGTAAACTTGTACGCTGGCGTGCAGCTCGTTTTCTATATGAGGTCGGAACAGAAGAAGCAGAACAAGCCTTGCGAGTTGCAGCCGATGATCCCGAATTCGAAGTCAGCCTGCAGGCCAAGATGGCTCTGGAACGGATCGAATCGGGCGAACAGGCTGCTGGAACGGTATGGCAGCAGATGGCTGGCCGTAACAAAAAAGAGGAATAG